CCAGCTCGCGGAACATCGAGTTGATCGTGGGGTTGAGCGAGCGGGCCGGACTCGGCAGCCGGTTGCGCGGGTCGGTGGCCAGCCAGAGCGACGTCACCAGGACGGTGAGGGCCCGGTGGTCGCGGAACGCGGCGGGTGCCAGCTCCTCGGCGAGCCGGAAGGCCCGGCGCGCCGCCGATCCGCCCGTGTCCACGGGCCGGCGCAGCGGCGCGGCGGTGATGGCGTAGAGCTCGTACAGCCAGGCGTCGATGTCGGGCAGGGTGCGAAGGCTGTTGTTCAGCCGGCCGACGACGGCCTCCAGCTCCCCCAGCGCCAGCCGATGGTAGAAGGCGTCGAGCGGCCGGGCGTGGTCCTCGCACCAGTCGCGCAGCCCGGTGTGGACGGCCGACCACTCCGGTCGTTCACCGGCCGGGCGGCCGGCGAGCTCCTGGAGCAGCAGAAGCCGTAACCAGGGCTGAAGCACGGGCCGTCCCGGCAGGGGGACGGGGTGGCAGTCCGGGGGCAGATATCCGCTGCCGTGGCCGCCCCGGGTCGAGGCGTCCTCGGCCACCGGGGCGATCAGCCACAGCCGGGCGCCGACATCCCCGAGCAGCGTGGGGTCCCCGGTCCCGTCGAGCAGGCCGGCGTCGACGGCGGAGTCGAACTCGCGGGCCGCCGCGCAGGTGGCGAGCGCGACGCGCTGCTCCTCGGTGAAGTCCTTGAGCAGGTGGCGCACGGCGGCCTCGGCCAGCGGTACCGGCGGCCCGGCGGCCCCGGGCGGGGGCACGGGCGTCTCCAGGACCGCGCGCAGGTCGGCGCCGGTGTCCGGCCGGGCGAGGGCCTGCCGGACGACGCCGTGCAGCTGCCGCACACTCCACGGGTGTCCGTAGGTGAGGCGGTGGACGAGGGGGGTGGCCTCCGCCAGCCGGGGCACGCCCTCGGCGAGCCTCTCCACCTCGTCGGCCGTCAGGTCCTGCAGGCCGACGGGGTACCAGTGCCAGGCCGAGTCGACGGCGGGGTGGGGCCTGGCCCGCCGCCAGGCGGCGTACGAGGCGTCCTTGGGCGCGGTGACCCGCAGGCCGCTGGGGCCGGGAGCGAACGGCCCGGGGATCTGCCCGGCGTCGCCGGCGGTGGCGACCACCAGCAGCGGGTCGAACGACGTACCCGGGCCCGCGGTGTCGGTGTGGGCGCGGATGTCGATGAGGAGGTCGAGGAAGGCCCGGCCCCCGTTCCGGTCGACGTTGTCCAGCAGGAGGACGCACGCGCGGTCGCGGTCGTGCCGCGCGTAATGGGCCTTCAGGTCCGCGACGAACGCCTCGCACAGGGTGCGGTCGACGGCCTCGCGGTCGGCGTCGGCGTCGCTCTGGGCGAGCTGGTTGAGGGCGACGAGCGCGTCCAGCCCGGCGTACTCCTGCCGGGCCTGGTACCAGGCGAGGCCGGTGTGCCACAGCAGGCGGACCGGCAGCCGGGGCAGGCCGCGCTGGATGAGATTCACCAGCAGGCTCGCCCCGGGGAACTGTAAGAGGTTGAGGTCCTGGAGGAGGGCCATGAACTCGGGCAGGACCGGCGCCGTGTCACCGGCGCCGTCCTCCTTGATCTGGCGCAGCCTCCCCTTCAGCTCCTCCCGCGGGCTCGGCCCGCTCAGATCGGAGCTGAGCCGCATGTCCATCACCAGCAGCCCGAGCGTGAGCCGCGGGAAGCGGATCGCCGGCTGGTTGGGGTGCCGGTAGGACAGGCCGAAGGCGAGACGGGCCGCCACCTCATGCGGTCTGCGGGGCGCGTCCGAGGCGAAGTCGTACGGCGCGCGGGGGCGGGTGGAGGCGATCCAGCCGAGCCAGTTCAGCGTGGCCGTCTTGCCGCTGCCGCGGCGGCCGAGGAGCAGGATGACGGGCAGCTCGCGGCCCCGCCGCCGCTCCGCCCGGCTCCCGGCCGGACGCCCCCGGCACTGGTCGAAGAGGAGCTCTATCTCTCTGATCCCCCGCGGGTACTCCGGCCGCGTGACCATCTTCCACCCCCTGTGACCCCCGCACGGACACGCTCGGTGTGCGGGCACTGCACGTATCGTGTCACGAAGTGCGGTGCGAACGAGGGGAGTTCGCAAACCTTGGGCCACGCCGTACGACGACCGCGCCGTACCACGACCGCGCCGTACCACGACCGCGCCGTGCGACGACCGCGGCGATGCCGGGCGGCGACGCTGAGGCGTTGGTCACGGTGGCGGCGGGACCCCTGGCCCATTTTGCAACTTGTTGCATAATGGCGGTGTTCCGAACGCACGCCCGAGGAGGCACCGATGACTCCGTACCCGCACCTGCTGAACCCGCTCGACCTGGGCTTCACGACGCTGCCCAACCGGATGGTCATGGGCTCGATGCACCTCGGGCTCGAAGAGGCCGAGGGCGGCTTCGCGCGGATGGCCGCGTTCTACGCCGCCCGCGCCCGGGGCGGGGTCGGCCTGATCGTCACCGGCGGCATCGCGCCCGGTGAGCGCGGCCGGCCCTGGGAGGGCGGCGCCATGCTGATCACCCAGGACGAGGCCGAACGGCACACCGTCGTCACCGACGCCGTGCACCGCGAGGGCGGGCGGATCGCGATGCAGATCCTGCACTTCGGCCGGTACGCCTACCACGACGACCTGGTGGCGCCCAGCGCGATCAAGGCGCCCATCAGCACGCACACCCCGCGCGCGCTCACCGGGGACGAGGTCGAGGAGACGATCGAGGAGTTCGTCCGGGCGGCCGAGTTGGCGAAGCTCGCCGGGTACGACGGCGTGGAGATCATGGGCTCCGAGGGCTACCTGATCAACGAGTTCATCGCCGCGGCGACCAACCACCGCACCGACCGCTGGGGCGGCTCCTACGAGAACCGCGTCCGGTTCCCCGTCGAGATCGTCCGCCGCACCCGCGAGCGGGTCGGCCCGGCCTTCATCATCGTCTACCGGCTCTCCATGCTCGACCTCGTCCCCGGCGGCTCCTCGCTGGCGGAGGTCACGGCGCTGGCGAAGGAGATCGAGGCGGCCGGCGCCACGATCATCAACACCGGCGTCGGCTGGCACGAGGCCCGCATCCCGACCATCGCCACCTCGGTGCCGCGCGGCGCCTACGCCTGGGTCACCAAGAAACTGATGGGCTCGGTCTCGATCCCGCTGATCACCAGCAACCGGATCAACACCCCTGAGAAGGCCGAACAGTTGCTCGCCGAGGGCTACGCCGACATGGTGTCGTTGGCCCGGCCGTTCCTCGCCGACCCCGACTTCGTCGCCAAGTCCGCCGCCGGCCGCGCCGAGGAGATCAACACCTGCATCGGGTGCAACCAGGCGTGTCTGGACCACACCTTCAGTCTCCAGATCGCCTCCTGCCTGGTGAATCCGCGCGCCGGGCACGAGACCGAGCTGGTCCTCGCCCCGACCCGACGCCGCAAGCGCGTCGGCGTCGTCGGCGCCGGCCCGGCCGGGCTGTCGTTCGCCGTCTCCGCCGCCGAGCGCGGGCACGAGGTCACTCTCTTCGACGCCGACGACGAGATCGGCGGCCAGCTCACCCTGGCCAGGAAGGTGCCCGGCAAGGAGGAGTTCGACGAGACC
Above is a window of Streptomyces sp. NBC_01803 DNA encoding:
- a CDS encoding NADPH-dependent 2,4-dienoyl-CoA reductase, which produces MTPYPHLLNPLDLGFTTLPNRMVMGSMHLGLEEAEGGFARMAAFYAARARGGVGLIVTGGIAPGERGRPWEGGAMLITQDEAERHTVVTDAVHREGGRIAMQILHFGRYAYHDDLVAPSAIKAPISTHTPRALTGDEVEETIEEFVRAAELAKLAGYDGVEIMGSEGYLINEFIAAATNHRTDRWGGSYENRVRFPVEIVRRTRERVGPAFIIVYRLSMLDLVPGGSSLAEVTALAKEIEAAGATIINTGVGWHEARIPTIATSVPRGAYAWVTKKLMGSVSIPLITSNRINTPEKAEQLLAEGYADMVSLARPFLADPDFVAKSAAGRAEEINTCIGCNQACLDHTFSLQIASCLVNPRAGHETELVLAPTRRRKRVGVVGAGPAGLSFAVSAAERGHEVTLFDADDEIGGQLTLARKVPGKEEFDETLRYYRVQLAARGVDVRLRTTATPELLDGFGFDEIVVATGVTPRVPDIPGVDHPMVVSYVDVLRGGAEVGKRVAIVGAGGIGFDIAEFLTDGGEKASLDPETYFRQWGVDTGYEARGGLRAAERATSPRSVHLLQRKTSKVGAGLGRTTGWIHRTELRARGATMVPGAAYDRIDDAGLHVTVDGTAHVLPVDTVVLCAGQEPRRDLYEALLAAGRGAHLIGGADVAAELDAKRAIRQGTELAATL